The following coding sequences are from one Ornithodoros turicata isolate Travis chromosome 1, ASM3712646v1, whole genome shotgun sequence window:
- the LOC135397103 gene encoding techylectin-5A-like isoform X2: MVLTASAMVVLIVASSTLCAPTAEESLASTKESLASTKESLASTKESLASTKESASTNESLASTEQSLASTGESLASTGQSLASTEQSVVDLSKIRTSGRPRDCADLYISGQNHSGVFNIFPYEGSKPPIATYCDMESDGGGWTVFQRRGQFGNPVYDFYRGWEAYKNGFGDPAKEFWLGYDAFSLANGAGFSTFDKDNDKMVNSSCAVAFSGAWWYKNCHAANLNGLNLNGAHASYADGIEWSIRGGRGNLYHYSFPQVEMKMRDASFATLAARTAYA, translated from the exons ATGGTCCTCACTGCATCTGCAATGGTGGTACTCATCGTTGCCTCCAGCACTTTATGCGCACCAACGGCCGAAGAGTCCCTGGCAAGCACCAAAGAGTCCCTGGCAAGCACCAAAGAGTCCCTGGCAAGTACCAAAGAGTCCCTGGCAAGTACCAAAGAGTCCGCAAGCACCAACGAGTCCCTAGCAAGTACAGAACAGTCCCTGGCAAGTACAGGAGAGTCCCTGGCAAGTACAGGACAGTCCCTGGCAAGTACAGAACAGTCCGTTGTGGATCTGAGTAAGATTCGTACAAGCG GCCGTCCAAGAGATTGCGCCGATCTTTATATCTCTGGCCAGAACCACAGTGGTGTCTTCAACATCTTTCCTTACGAAGGATCAAAGCCGCCTATTGCAACTTACTGCGATATGGAATCAGACGGAGGTGGTTGGACG GTGTTTCAACGGCGCGGGCAGTTCGGAAATCCAGTGTACGACTTCTATCGAGGTTGGGAAGCCTACAAAAATGGTTTCGGGGACCCAGCAAAAGAATTCTGGCTAG GTTATGATGCATTCAGTCTAGCAAACGGAGCCGGCTTCAGCACGTTTGACAAGGACAACGACAAGATGGTTAACTCCTCCTGCGCCGTTGCATTCAGTGGAGCCTGGTGGTACAAGAACTGTCACGCGGCAAACCTCAATGGTCTCAACCTCAACGGGGCCCACGCGAGCTACGCCGACGGCATCGAATGGTCAATCAGAGGCGGCAGAGGAAACCTCTATCATTATTCCTTCCCGCAGGTAGAAATGAAAATGAGAGATGCAAGCTTTGCAACTTTGGCTGCTAGAACTGCATACGCATAA
- the LOC135397103 gene encoding techylectin-5A-like isoform X1 produces MVLTASAMVVLIVASSTLCAPTAEESLASTKESLASTKESLASTKESLASTKESASTNESLASTEQSLASTGESLASTGQSLASTEQSVVDLSKIRTSGRPRDCADLYISGQNHSGVFNIFPYEGSKPPIATYCDMESDGGGWTVFQRRGQFGNPVYDFYRGWEAYKNGFGDPAKEFWLGNQLIHIMTSKKATSLRIVLTNRTGETFTADYASFKIAGENEQYKLIVSGYKGARGYDAFSLANGAGFSTFDKDNDKMVNSSCAVAFSGAWWYKNCHAANLNGLNLNGAHASYADGIEWSIRGGRGNLYHYSFPQVEMKMRDASFATLAARTAYA; encoded by the exons ATGGTCCTCACTGCATCTGCAATGGTGGTACTCATCGTTGCCTCCAGCACTTTATGCGCACCAACGGCCGAAGAGTCCCTGGCAAGCACCAAAGAGTCCCTGGCAAGCACCAAAGAGTCCCTGGCAAGTACCAAAGAGTCCCTGGCAAGTACCAAAGAGTCCGCAAGCACCAACGAGTCCCTAGCAAGTACAGAACAGTCCCTGGCAAGTACAGGAGAGTCCCTGGCAAGTACAGGACAGTCCCTGGCAAGTACAGAACAGTCCGTTGTGGATCTGAGTAAGATTCGTACAAGCG GCCGTCCAAGAGATTGCGCCGATCTTTATATCTCTGGCCAGAACCACAGTGGTGTCTTCAACATCTTTCCTTACGAAGGATCAAAGCCGCCTATTGCAACTTACTGCGATATGGAATCAGACGGAGGTGGTTGGACG GTGTTTCAACGGCGCGGGCAGTTCGGAAATCCAGTGTACGACTTCTATCGAGGTTGGGAAGCCTACAAAAATGGTTTCGGGGACCCAGCAAAAGAATTCTGGCTAG GAAATCAGTTGATCCACATCATGACATCTAAGAAGGCAACGTCACTCCGTATCGTACTCACGAATCGCACGGGAGAGACTTTCACAGCGGACTACGCTTCCTTCAAAATTGCTGGTGAAAATGAACAGTACAAGCTCATAGTCAGCGGGTACAAGGGAGCAAGAG GTTATGATGCATTCAGTCTAGCAAACGGAGCCGGCTTCAGCACGTTTGACAAGGACAACGACAAGATGGTTAACTCCTCCTGCGCCGTTGCATTCAGTGGAGCCTGGTGGTACAAGAACTGTCACGCGGCAAACCTCAATGGTCTCAACCTCAACGGGGCCCACGCGAGCTACGCCGACGGCATCGAATGGTCAATCAGAGGCGGCAGAGGAAACCTCTATCATTATTCCTTCCCGCAGGTAGAAATGAAAATGAGAGATGCAAGCTTTGCAACTTTGGCTGCTAGAACTGCATACGCATAA